Proteins encoded together in one Xenopus laevis strain J_2021 chromosome 6L, Xenopus_laevis_v10.1, whole genome shotgun sequence window:
- the LOC121394526 gene encoding uncharacterized protein LOC121394526 codes for MCPKPFVFMMLMVIALLPSCQPASAVKRITLFRHKMTLKADSRNLIPCMFYPDHAIDPAVLRLEWGKIPVGGGEYTPLIHLSNGRVQTFHDNSRKYQLFVSLVPSGNCTLIIDDTDTSDGGTYELWMSVNKVVYKPASKIKIDILDDKKPSSRALWSDIIKTLKDNLKGEAETTTNTPITTDTPITTTTTKTTSQTPTTPTARTTPTPTRATIKAPTTTTTTSIMTSTEPAVANSDAVERALVISVMVIGPILVITSIISGVGIYMYVTLRKKRSSRDVENPEVSTLASQPSRYVSQKFPLSFLNP; via the exons ATGTGTCCCAAGCCTTTTGTATTCATGATGCTGATGGTTATTGCACTACTACCTTCTTGCCAGCCTGCATCAG CTGTGAAACGGATCACATTATTCCGACACAAAATGACACTTAAGGCGGACAGTCGGAATCTGATCCCATGTATGTTCTACCCAGACCATGCCATCGATCCAGCTGTTCTTCGATTAGAATGGGGTAAAATTCCCGTAGGTGGGGGGGAGTACACCCCTTTAATCCACCTTTCCAACGGCAGAGTACAAACCTTCCATGACAACAGTAGGAAGTACCAGCTTTTTGTTTCTCTGGTGCCGAGTGGGAACTGTACATTGATCATCGATGACACTGATACGTCGGACGGTGGAACTTATGAATTGTGGATGTCGGTGAATAAGGTTGTGTATAAGCCCGCTTCCAAGATCAAAATCGACATTTTGGATGACAAGAAACCTTCTT ctcggGCACTTTGGTCCGACATAATTAAAACACTGAAAGATAATTTGAAGGGAGAAGCAGAAACGACTACGAATACTCCAATTACTACAGATACTCCAATTACTACAACTACTACAAAAACGACTTCACAAACTCCAACTACTCCAACGGCTAGAACTACTCCAACACCTACTAGAGCTACTATAAAAGCGccgactactactactacaaccaGTATAATGACTAGTACAGAGCCAGCAGTTGCAAACAGTGATGCTGTCGAGAGGGCGTTAGTTATATCGGTGATGGTGATTGGACCGATTCTTGTGATAACCTCAATCATATCAGGAGTTGGAAT TTATATGTATGTGACACTGAGGAAGAAACGTTCATCTAGAGATGTAGAGAACCCAGAAGTGAGCACACTAGCATCACAGCCCTCCAGGTATGTAAGCCAGAAATTTCCTCTTAGTTTCCTAAATCCATGA
- the LOC121394527 gene encoding microtubule-associated protein RP/EB family member 1-like, which translates to MCPKPFVFMMLMVIALLPSCQPASAVKRITLFRHKMTLKADSRNLIPCMFYPDHAIDPAVLQLEWGKIPVGGGEYTPLIHLSNGRVQTFHDNSRKYQLFVSLVPSGNCTLVIDDTDTSDGGTYELWMSVNKVVYKPASKIKIDILDDKKPSSRALWSDIIKTLKDNLKGEAETTTNTPITTDTPITTTTTKTTSQTPTTPTAITTPTPTRATIKAPTTTTTTSIMTSTEPAVANSDAVERALVISVMVIGPILVITSIISGVGIYMYVTLRKKRSSRDVENPEVSTLASQPSSTCTVQIENETQSDGEEECEEEEETNDEECEEEETNDEECEEEEETNDEEGDEEETEEEETENI; encoded by the exons ATGTGTCCCAAGCCTTTTGTATTCATGATGCTGATGGTTATTGCACTACTACCTTCTTGCCAGCCTGCATCAG CTGTGAAACGGATCACATTATTCCGACACAAAATGACACTTAAGGCGGACAGTCGGAATCTGATCCCATGTATGTTCTACCCAGACCATGCCATCGATCCAGCTGTTCTTCAGTTAGAATGGGGTAAAATTCCCGTAGGTGGGGGGGAGTACACCCCTTTAATCCACCTTTCCAACGGCAGAGTACAAACCTTCCATGACAACAGTAGGAAGTACCAGCTTTTTGTTTCTCTGGTGCCGAGTGGGAACTGTACATTGGTCATCGATGACACTGATACGTCGGACGGTGGAACTTATGAATTGTGGATGTCGGTGAATAAGGTTGTGTATAAGCCCGCTTCCAAGATCAAAATCGACATTTTGGATGACAAGAAACCTTCTT ctcggGCACTTTGGTCCGACATAATTAAAACACTGAAAGATAATTTGAAGGGAGAAGCAGAAACGACTACGAATACTCCAATTACTACAGATACTCCAATTACTACAACTACTACAAAAACGACTTCACAAACTCCAACTACTCCAACGGCTATAACTACTCCAACACCTACTAGAGCTACTATAAAAGCGccgactactactactacaaccaGTATAATGACTAGTACAGAGCCGGCAGTTGCAAACAGTGATGCTGTCGAGAGGGCGTTAGTTATATCGGTGATGGTGATTGGACCGATTCTTGTGATAACCTCAATCATATCAGGAGTTGGAAT TTATATGTATGTGACACTGAGGAAGAAACGTTCATCTAGAGATGTAGAGAACCCAGAAGTGAGCACACTAGCATCACAGCCCTCCAG TACATGCACTGTTCAAATTGAGAATGAAACTCAATCTGATGGTGAAGAGGagtgtgaagaagaagaagaaactaaTGATGAGGAGTGTGAAGAAGAAGAAACTAATGATGAGGagtgtgaagaagaagaagaaactaaTGATGAGGAGGGTGATGAAGAAGAGACAGAGGAAGAAGAAACAGAAAATATCTGA
- the LOC108718717 gene encoding uncharacterized protein LOC108718717: protein MWTMYKKVPPALCLEWVNLQSECWWLSTRDGSGATRRNTARWQKNHKSFVRPSCVSVMCPKPFVFMMLMVIALLPSCQPASAVKRITLFRHKMTLKADSRNLIPCMFYPDHAIDPAVLQLEWGKIPVGGGEYTPLIHLSNGRVQTFHDNSRKYQLFVSLVPSGNCTLVIDDTDTSDGGTYELWMSVNKVVYKPASKIKIDILDDKKPSSRALWSDIIKTLKDNLKGEAETTTNTPITTDTPITTTTTKTTSQTPTTPTSRTTPTPTRATIKAPTTTTTTSIMTSTEPAVANSDAVERALVISVMVIGPILVITSIISGVGIYMYVTLRKKRSSRDVENPEVSTLAAQPSSTCTVQIENETQSDGEEECEEEEETNDEECEEEETNDEECEEEEETNDEEGDEEETEEEETENI from the exons ATGTGGACTATGTACAAAAAGG tgcCACCTGCTTTATGCTTGGAGTGGGTGAATTTACAATCAGaatgctggtggctgagcacccgggATGGAAGTGGAGCTACACGGAGGAATACAGCACGATGG CAGAAGAACCATAAGAGTTTTGTGAGACCTTCCTGTGTATCAGTGATGTGTCCCAAGCCTTTTGTATTCATGATGCTGATGGTTATTGCACTACTACCTTCTTGCCAGCCTGCATCAG CTGTGAAACGGATCACATTATTCCGACACAAAATGACCCTTAAGGCGGACAGTCGGAATCTGATCCCATGTATGTTCTACCCAGACCATGCCATCGATCCAGCTGTTCTTCAGTTAGAATGGGGTAAAATTCCCGTAGGTGGGGGGGAGTACACCCCTTTAATCCACCTTTCCAACGGCAGAGTACAAACCTTCCATGACAACAGTAGGAAGTACCAGCTTTTTGTTTCTCTGGTGCCGAGTGGGAACTGTACATTGGTCATCGATGACACTGATACGTCGGACGGTGGAACTTATGAATTGTGGATGTCGGTGAATAAGGTTGTGTATAAGCCCGCTTCCAAGATCAAAATCGACATTTTGGATGACAAGAAACCTTCTT ctcgGGCACTTTGGTCCGACATAATTAAAACACTGAAAGATAATTTGAAGGGAGAAGCAGAAACGACTACGAATACTCCAATTACTACAGATACTCCAATTACTACAACTACTACAAAAACCACTTCACAAACTCCAACTACTCCAACTTCTAGAACTACTCCAACACCTACTAGAGCTACTATAAAAGCGccgactactactactacaaccaGTATAATGACTAGTACAGAGCCGGCAGTTGCAAACAGTGATGCTGTCGAGAGGGCGTTAGTTATATCGGTGATGGTGATTGGACCGATTCTTGTGATAACCTCAATCATATCAGGAGTTGGAAT TTATATGTATGTGACACTGAGGAAGAAACGTTCATCTAGAGATGTAGAGAACCCAGAAGTGAGCACACTAGCAGCACAGCCCTCCAG TACATGCACTGTTCAAATTGAGAATGAAACTCAATCTGATGGTGAAGAGGagtgtgaagaagaagaagaaactaaTGATGAGGAGTGTGAAGAAGAAGAAACTAATGATGAGGagtgtgaagaagaagaagaaactaaTGATGAGGAGGGTGATGAAGAAGAGACAGAGGAAGAAGAAACAGAAAATATCTGA
- the LOC108718718 gene encoding ficolin-2 codes for MGAQGPKGEVGDVLYVGRNCKELLDQGVIMSGWYTIYPDGMAPLQVLCDMDTDGGGWIVFQRRYDGSVDFYLGWDSYKKGFGSRLTDFWLGNDNLSNLTSAGTWDLRVDLRDFNNSAYYAKYSSFQISPASDNYTLTFGAFLGGNAGDSLSYHNQTSFSTKDRDNDRSLTNCAVEGFGAWWFNDCFLSDLNGVYQLQQSGNSFGITWQSANDYSYYSFKRSEMKIRPV; via the exons ATGGGAGCACAAGGTCCAAAAG GTGAAGTTGGTGACGTATTGTACG TTGGAAGGAACTGCAAGGAGCTGCTGGATCAGGGGGTGATAATGAGCGGTTGGTACACGATATACCCGGATGGAATGGCGCCCCTGCAGGTGCTGTGTGATATGGACACTGATGGGGGAGGTTGGATA GTTTTTCAAAGACGCTACGATGGCTCAGTAGACTTCTACCTTGGCTGGGATTCCTACAAGAAGGGGTTTGGCAGCCGCCTGACTGATTTCTGGTTGGGGAACGATAATCTCAGCAATTTAACATCGGCAG GTACATGGGATCTGCGTGTAGATTTGAGAGACTTTAACAATTCAGCCTATTATGCCAAGTACTCATCCTTCCAGATTTCACCTGCCTCTGACAATTACACGTTAACATTTGGTGCCTTCCTTGGTGGTAATGCAG gggaTTCCTTGAGTTACCACAATCAAACAAGTTTTTCTACCAAGGACAGGGACAATGATCGCAGCTTAACTAACTGTGCCGTTGAAGGGTTTGGGGCCTGGTGGTTCAATGACTGTTTCTTGTCAGATCTCAATGGCGTCTATCAGCTGCAGCAGAGCGGCAATTCCTTTGGTATCACGTGGCAATCTGCCAATGATTATAGTTATTATTCCTTCAAGAGGTCAGAAATGAAGATCAGGCCTGTGTAA